The DNA sequence TCCTTTGTAGACATCTGCTTCACCTCCACCACCGTCCTGAAGATGCTGGTGAACATCCAGACCCAGAGCAATGTCATAACCTATGAGGACTGCATCGCACAGATGAACTTCTTCATAATCTTTTCAGGGTTGGACATCTATCTCCTGGCTGTGATGGCCTATGACAGGTTTGTGGCCATCTGTCATCCCCTCCACTATATGGTCATCATGAACCCCTGGCTCTGTGGGCTGCTGGTCCTGGTGTCCTGGATCACAAGTGTCCTGCATTCCTTGTTACAAACTTCAATGGTGTTGCGCCTGTCCTTCTGTACAGAGGTAGAGATCCCCCACTTTTTCTGTGAACTCAATCAGATGATCCAACTTGCCTGTTCTGACACCTTTCTTAATAACGTGGTGATGTACCTTGCAGCTATGCTGCTGGCTGGAGGTCCCCTTGCTGGGATCCTTTACTCTTATTCTAAGATAGTTTCTTCCATACGTGGGATCTCATCAGCTCAGGGCAAGTATAAAGCATTTTCCACCTGTGCGTCTCACCTATCGGTTGTCTCCTTATTTTATTGTACGAGCCTAGGAGTGTACCTCAGCTCTGCTGCTACCCAGAGCTCACTCTCAAGTGCCACAGCCTCGGGGATGTACACGGTGGTCACgcccatgctgaaccccttcatctacagcctgaggaacagAGACATAAAGAGGGCTCTGAAAAGAATCCTTGGGATCCAGTGATATAAGAACTAATCATCCAAAGGCTGAAGACATGACCATGATTGAAGGGCTCAAATCCTCAGAGCCAGGAACTGCCAATCTTTGATCAGACTGTGGAATAGAATCTATTCCTTCTATGTATTTCTTggcatttccatttgtttgatcAACTTCTCTCTACATTTAAGGAACTCACTTTATTAAGCTTCTGCTGTGACTGAAATACAGACGGTTTCTCCTTTGTCTATTTTCAGGTGTCCAAAGTTTACCCCAACCTTGGGTCACGAATGCCTGAAATTTCTGTATCTCACATGGGACTAGTTggatttctgaaaattaattacATCTCGAATGACTTATACCATGCCAGGTAAATTTCCCCTAGATTTCCTGAGATCATTATCATGAATTATACGCTTCATACGGAATAAAGCTACACTTGATCAGTAAgccatttccatcattttactgTCAAGGAGAATACAAAAGCACAGTTTCCACCTTGTGTCTCAGtcttttccttcacttcctttaGGACTCCACCTGATGATGTGGACTCTAACATTGTTCCGTTTAAGCCTCAGGCTATTGACACCCCGCTCTGGCTAGGAAAGCCCAAGCGCTCACCCGCGCCCATGTGCTTGTCCACACTCCCACAGACATTTCCCTGACCACAACCTATGCTGTGACTGCACCAGCCCTTGGGTTCTTATTGTGATTGCAGGACACACGTCAGCAACATCTATCAGAGAACTCTAGTAACCCCAGGTTTATTACTCTTGTATGCTGGAGGGCACATGGGATGCTCAAAAGCCATTCTGGGAGGTctcagaaggggagagagggtcaagaggaagagagagagagagagcgccgcTGAGGGATCTGGCTTTCTCAAAGACCACGGCCAGGGTGGGTAGCTGGTGTTGGGCTCACACGTTCTTGGAGAATTGTATTGAGTAGAATGTGTGGGCTGAAGGGGAAAAGCTGATTCACTCATGTGGCAGTCTCTAGTTTATAAAGGGCTTCCTGAAGCGGTACTTCGTGACTGGGGGTAGCCGAGGGCTTATCTGGTGATTGTGGAACACATCTGATGATATGTTTATTCAACATGGTTGTGTTCGAAATGGACCTGGAGAAAATACGTCATTTCAGTCCCTTGCGTTAATCATGCCCTTATGCTTTGTAAGCGGTCTCTTGGTTGTATTCTGTTACTCAGCTCGGGGTCCAGAATTCCTACCATAGTCACTGGGAAAACCTGATTAGCTAATCTAGATCTCCCAGTGGAGTGTACTTAGGCAAATTTGAATAAATAGATCGACCTGATATGTTCTTCGTGTCGGCCTGACCATAAATATGAGGAGGCAAACATTCGAAACACTCATTTTGTGACACACaaaatatttctctcattttttaaaaaaatcacagttcGTGCTATGCACCTATTTATTAAAGCATGGAAGACGGTGTTCACCACTGAGGGTGTTTGTTCATCGAGGCGCAGGATTGCTTAGTGTCTTCTACATTTTATCACTGAATTATCTTCCTGTTTCTGCTTGAAACTTCTAATGTGACCCGCTCATATGATTCTTTTCGTTGTTATACGAAATAGCTTCCTTTTCCTGATATATGTCACAAGTCCCATGGGATGGCAAATGCACAGTATCAGTACCATCTATATAATATGTCCTTTCTGCTCTGAAATCTCTTCCACCTGCTTGACCAGAGGACGCTTCACCCAAGAACTGCATGTCCTGCCAGTCATGTGGGTCAGGGTCCCCAGTTCTTCCGCACAAATGGGCACGTCCTTCAGAGTCGCCCAAGCTGACGAGCAGCCTGTTCAATCTGCTGCATAAATCCTTCTTTGctctaaaaaaaagtaacatgtgAAAGGGACTGGAGATTAGGATGTGGGCATATCTGATGGTGCCTTATTCTTACTCTAAAGGGTTTTTCATCAGGGTATTATTTTGGTCACTTATAAAAGCAATAAACACAGATTTCACACAGCCTGAAGAATGAGCGAATACACGATCCTTTCACAATTACAGGCACGCAAGGACAGTACTTGGTGCAGAAGGCTTCACGCTACCTACGCTTATCTCTAACACAGGATCATCTTCTTGCTAATCAAACAGTGGTTTGCAGACTCAGACCTGCGCTTCGGCATCACCCAGGAGCTTGGAGAAATGCAGAATCCCTAAGATTTTGCACTTGTAGTGGGATCCGTGTGGATTCACAGGCACGGTGAAGTTGGAGATATGATGGTCCAGCTCAGTTTGTCACTGTTATTGGTGGACATTGGTGGCAGGATAACAGTATTTTGGGGGTGCTTTCCTGTGGACTGTAGGTGTTTGGCAGGTTCCCTTCAGATTTGACAGACGTCCCAGGGGAAAATTCATTTTTGGCTGAGAACCACGACCCCAAGATTGAGAACCAGAAGCATCTTGACAGAATCAAACTCAAGGGACACCACATACTCAGATATTAAATTTGGACAGATGACTAGACATCACCAAGCACCATTTATACATTGTAAAATGTAGTTCATAACTATACCTCCTCAGGgataagattttaaataattaaatccaAACTCCCTGTGAGATGTTAAGCTCACATTGTAGTACATAACTAGATCTCAATACATCTGTTATATTTAAGGACCATTTTGTAACAAGGGACCAAATGACAGCTTTTAACCTGTTATAAAACAAGTGATAGAAAAGGTGTCTTGAAGCCAATCTCGGTAGCACCCAATGTTTATTATCAGAGGAAgtcatttctctgctttattctttctttcttttttttaatatatgaaatttattgtcaaattggtttccatacaacacccagtgctcatcccaacaagtggcttCTTCAATgttcatcacccactttccccctcccccaccccccatctaccctcggtttgttctcagccctcaagggtctcttatggtttgcctccctccctctaactttcttttccccttcccctcccccatgctcttctcttaagtttctcaagatccacctatgagtgaaaacatacggtatctgtatttctctgcctgtcttctttcacttagcctaacactctctagttctatccatgttgctgcaaatggcaggatttcattcttactcattgccatgtagtattccatcgtatatataaaccacaactttaGTATCCGTttgtcagttggtggacatttaggctctttacataatttgtcTGTTGCTGAAagcactgctctaaacattggggtgcacgtgcccctgtgcatcagcactcctgtgtccttgggtagattcctagcagcgCTGTTGATAAGAACAGTAGACACTGGGTCTCCTCGTGGGCTCAGTGGGTTCATCTTCCGTGTCTTGATTCCGGCTTAGGACACGACCCCCTGGTCATGGAACTGGGCCCCCAGATTGCTTCTGCAGTGATAGGGACACTGctttgacttctctctctccctctttctctgactctctctcttaaaataaataaataaacattgaaaaagtttctctctgtccctctctccctcccttcctctcccccactcatgctctctctctccctctctctcaaaaacaaacaaagagacagacagcacTGGAAATGCTACAGCTGGGTCCCTAGGAAATGCAATGCTTGGAAGACGAAGAGAACTAATCCCGGAGGGTTCCTTGGTCTTAGACTTGGAGTAAAGTGTGTCTCGGCCGAGATAAGGTGCCAGACGATTTACACATCTGGAAGGGGACAAGTTcagggaaaaggggaggaaaaaaagaactgcaCTCACTTGGTCTCTGACCTAGTCTTTTGGGAACAGAGATTCATTAGGAAAAAATACTTGTGTCCAGGGCAGTTTTCCACTTGGGAATATGAGATCAGAGGCTGGGGTACCAAGAGGGAAATGAGCCTAATGAGTGGATAGAGGGAGCTGTAAATACTTTCTGGTCTCCTGTCAGCCTGTGCGACCTTGGATGGGAAGGGACAAGGTCTCCCTCTGTTCTTCCAGGCCCTAATTACGGCTGGAGCCCATGCTTTACTCCGTATGCTGTCTCAGCTGAGAACAGAGAGTTAGTCCCTACCATCTGCAGTCCAGGAGTCACAAGGACACCTGGTCAGACACCCCAGCCAGGTGAGCCCAACGGCCCAGTGTGCCGTGGATGAGAGGGTCAGAGGAATGGAAGCCAAGTTCATTAACCTGTCTTCACCTGAGAGCCAATTCAACTTAGTGCAGGCCAGGTGATCgctgtgttcatttgtttgtttgattaaGTGATGTATTTATTCAGTGGCTGTGTCAGTTTCACAGAGTGGATGCTCACACTTTTGTTGATCTTCCATATTCTATTCCTTTAACTTACTATTTAGGCAATGGCAGTTTATTTTACCTCCCAGTGTCTCAGGAACCACACGAGTTTATTAGGTAATTGCTCTGCCTCATCCGTTTCATTCACATGCCCCACATGACTCTCTGCCTCGCTGTTTGTTGAACAGACTGTTTTATGTTTGTGTAAATCACAGCAGAAACTTGCCATTCCAATATGGAGCCTCAAATTCATTTGTCCAAGGGAGGCTTAAGAACTGGCATTTCTGGGAACCATTTCTATACTTTGCAGGGAAAAGATGGCTGATCTGGCCTCCTTGGGTTGTGTCCATTCCCAGCATAACCGGGATGGTGAGTCTGTGAAGACAGGGAAATACACAACCCAGGAGGCCATGGTGTCTTGTGACTGGTGAAGGGTGAGCAGTCCtcaaaaaagttagagagggagggagccaaaccagaagagactcttaaaaactgagaacaatctgagggttgatgggggcgggaggagggggaggctgggtgatgggtattgagaacacctgtggggatgagcactgggtgttttatggaaaccaatttgacaatgaatttcatatgtaaaaaaaaggggggtcaGGGCTCTGAAATCCCAAGATGATGCAATACAGGGGCCAGAACTCAGTCAAGAGAAGGCACCACGAAGGGGGTCTGTGGCAACTCGTGGGATGCCTTAAGACCATGATGTttacagagggagacatagcatgGGCAAGGACGGCCCTGTGTCTTGAGATCACAGTTGTAGCAGAGAGGCCACTTCACTCCTCACATGTGTGCAAGCGTCTGTCATCAGTCTCCATCAGGCTCATTGCCCTTGTAGCACTGGCTTTGCTTTTTGCCTTGAACTTTTGAAACAATAC is a window from the Leopardus geoffroyi isolate Oge1 chromosome A2, O.geoffroyi_Oge1_pat1.0, whole genome shotgun sequence genome containing:
- the LOC123605427 gene encoding olfactory receptor-like protein OLF4 — its product is MEPGNITRISKFLLLGFSERPELQPLIFGLFLSMYLITVFGNLLIILAVSSDSHLHTPMYFFLANLSFVDICFTSTTVLKMLVNIQTQSNVITYEDCIAQMNFFIIFSGLDIYLLAVMAYDRFVAICHPLHYMVIMNPWLCGLLVLVSWITSVLHSLLQTSMVLRLSFCTEVEIPHFFCELNQMIQLACSDTFLNNVVMYLAAMLLAGGPLAGILYSYSKIVSSIRGISSAQGKYKAFSTCASHLSVVSLFYCTSLGVYLSSAATQSSLSSATASGMYTVVTPMLNPFIYSLRNRDIKRALKRILGIQ